DNA sequence from the Leptospirillum ferrooxidans C2-3 genome:
AACAAGGTCAGAAAAGGTTTGGGGGCGCCATTTTCGGGCGAGGGAGATGACAGTTGACATGATCAGGGATCCAATCGGGTGGTCGTATGGAGGCCCTCGGAGGGAGACCAGGTGATTCCGGGGCACACTGAGTATTCCGTTACCGTTGCTTCCTTCCGGACCTGGCGGAGTTCACGGCACTCTGTTGCACGGAGCCTGGCCCCCCCCGGAAGGTCTCCCGGTGACCCAGGGGGAAAAATGGCGGAGAGAGAGGGATTCGAACCCTCGAGGCGCTTATTAGGCACCTACACGATTTCCAGTCGTGCTCCTTCGGCCGCTCGGACATCTCTCCAGTTGACCCCAAAATAACTCTTTTAGAGGACAAGTATCCCGCTAGGATATTCTAAACAGGACAAAAATACAAGACACAACCGGGACAATCACGCTTTTGACTGCAGGAAAAACTCGTTGGGTAATAGGCATCACTTACCGAGAAAACATTTTCAGCCGTTTTTGTCTTGGAACTCTGTGAATATCTTGCTCAAGGAGGGAGGATAAGAGATGTTCCCATGATGTTTTCCGCTCTTTATGGCATGTATCCAGAATGGGATGGAAAGTCAGGTCAGAGGCGTGGAAACGGCTTTCTGTCTATGGTCAGTTTGTCAAATTTTGCCCAGAACGGGGAGTCATGCTAGTCGTCAAGGAATCGGGAGCTTGCTGTTACGGCTTCCTGATCTGAGAGGGCGTTGTAGTAGTTGATCAGACTTTTGAAGCGGTTATACCTGGACTGATGAAAGTTATTGAGTGTTGTAATGAGGTATAAAAAACTGATTTTTTGGTTTTCATACGCACCAAGAGCCAGTGTAAAGGCCAGTTCCGCATCTGGAAGGATCTCCTGATCGTTTATTTCAAAGGTTTTGAAGGCGACGATTGTTTTGGTCTGGGAGTTGAGAGATTCTGTTACAGCTAAGGACTTTTGCCAGCGAAGAAGCCATTTTTTTGCGGAAATGGTCTGCTTGAGAGATTCAATTTTTTTTTGTTGTTTGATAGAGAAAAAAATCGGAAAGTTAAAACTCACGCCCAGTGAGTAACAGTTTGTGTTGGAAAAACCATAACACCCGATGTCACCTTCAGCTCCCTGGAGCTGAAAGTCAGGAAGATAGTCCATCTCTGCCCTGGAAAGCTGTTGGATGCCCAGTTCGATAGATCCCTGAAGCTTTTTGACGTCAGGCCGTTTTTTGTCGAGGGAAAGGTCAAGGTCCTTGGTCGGTAAAAAATGGACAGGAGGTTTTTGGGGGACTTCGGGCAATCGTATCTGAATAACGGTTTTGAGTGGAATATTGAGAAGAGTATCAAGCTGACGTTTGTCGGACAAGAATTGAAGATTATAGGTGATACGTCTCAATATTGCCTGTTTGACAGCATTTTTGGCACTCAGATAATCGAGGAGGGGTGCCTTATTGGCCACAACCCTTATCCTGGTTATTTCCTGGACACGTTTGAGCCAGTCAATGAGCCGGCGATTTTCCCGAAGCCTTTCCTGATCCAGCAGAAGCGTGTAGCAGGCTTTTTCAGTCTGATTGATGAGGTTTCTGCGCTTTTCAATATAGTCTTCATGGAGAAGAGATGCTTGAGACTTCGATATGCTTTTGTCGATCCATGATTTTCCTGGAAAGAGCATGTTTTGGAAAATGGACCAGCCGGTTCCAGAACCATAAGGGGTGTTGGCCCCCTGGTTACCCTCGCCGTAAAGAAATTCGATGATGGGGTCAGACGGGGCTATGGCGGTTTCTTCTAAAAATGTTTTTGCCTTCCATGTGGATCGCAGGGACAAAATGGAAGTGTTTTGCGAGAGAGCAATCCTGACCGCGTCATCAACAGAGATTTCCTTGCTCTTCGGGGCGACCTGTTGGAGAGAGTTTTCGATTGGTGTTTGTGTTGAATTGGCAACAGAAATTTTTCCGGCCACAAGAAACAGAAAAACCAAGAAAAGCGGGAATGCGAACTTTTTGAACGTAAGATAGCGGCTTGGGAATGGATCCTTCCGGGGGGGATCCTCCAAAGAGGCTGATCCCCGGATGGAATGCCCTGTCTTTTCAGAATTTTCCGAGGATTTCATGCGCCATTTTAAAAGACCCAAGTCCGCATTGGTGAGATGTCCGACAGACAGGAGCGGTTTGAGTTGAACGGCTGGAACCCAAGCAGGGGGCCTTTTTGCGGGTGCATTCACTTTCATTGGATCCTGATTATGGATTCTTGCCAGTATCCTGGTGCTCTTTTTCCATATCTGCTGACACCCTTCTTTTAAACTCCAAGAGCATTCTTCCGGGTCCCCTGACTGTTTTCCTGTGTTCCCGAAACAGGAAATCCTGCATGGGCC
Encoded proteins:
- a CDS encoding TolC family protein, with protein sequence MKVNAPAKRPPAWVPAVQLKPLLSVGHLTNADLGLLKWRMKSSENSEKTGHSIRGSASLEDPPRKDPFPSRYLTFKKFAFPLFLVFLFLVAGKISVANSTQTPIENSLQQVAPKSKEISVDDAVRIALSQNTSILSLRSTWKAKTFLEETAIAPSDPIIEFLYGEGNQGANTPYGSGTGWSIFQNMLFPGKSWIDKSISKSQASLLHEDYIEKRRNLINQTEKACYTLLLDQERLRENRRLIDWLKRVQEITRIRVVANKAPLLDYLSAKNAVKQAILRRITYNLQFLSDKRQLDTLLNIPLKTVIQIRLPEVPQKPPVHFLPTKDLDLSLDKKRPDVKKLQGSIELGIQQLSRAEMDYLPDFQLQGAEGDIGCYGFSNTNCYSLGVSFNFPIFFSIKQQKKIESLKQTISAKKWLLRWQKSLAVTESLNSQTKTIVAFKTFEINDQEILPDAELAFTLALGAYENQKISFLYLITTLNNFHQSRYNRFKSLINYYNALSDQEAVTASSRFLDD